One Salvelinus alpinus chromosome 9, SLU_Salpinus.1, whole genome shotgun sequence genomic window, ttccttatgtactgtaactcagtgaaatcttagaaattgttgcgtcttatatttttgttcagtataaattcgattttatttaatttaatacatttgcaaacatttctaaacgtGTTTAGactgccattatggggtattgtgtgtagattggtgagattattttatttaatccattttaaattcggactgtaacacaaaatgtggaaaaagtcaaagggtatgaatactttctgaaggcactgtatgatgcCAATCTGTTACCTGAAGAATATCCTGGTGTGAAGTGTTTGCCTCAGCTCTTTGTTGTTTACTGTGTTTGGCAGGTGTGGTTGTTGTGACGGTAATGTTGCAAGCAGCTGACCTTTTGCACCTGACTATTTGATGGGTTTTTACGCTTCAACTGTGAAGctatcactctctcacacacacacacacacacacaccactaacatTTAATGTGTATATTTTTCATGCAGAAGTCGATAGACAACCCAAGTCACGTCTTCCTTGGCCCTGCAGGAATGCACTGTAGTAAATAACAATGTCATTCCCTTTAGCAAGATGACCTCTAAAGACTGCTTGAAAGGACCTTCAACTGGGTTAAGTGGGTATCTAAGTAACCCAGTCCTCATCAGTATCCACTTCAAGTTTGTGTCACTGTTACCATTAGCCCAGGGGTACAAATGTTAACCAACTAGGGATACTTATTGACTAGTACAGGCTGTTTTGATGCACGAGTAGGATATATTGAGATTAGGCTACACTCTTTGAGGCTTCGGTAAAACTCCAGTCCGGCAATGGAAATATGAAGAATAAAGATACATGAAGGCACAAGCTCAGTAAGGAAAACCGGGGGAAGATACAGAATTCAACAAGATGGCCGATGGAGAAGATGGATAGAAAATGCAGCCAAGAGTAATACATGTTGGTTTGCAAAACTTAATTTTGCTTACTTTTTTTAGGAGTGGATTTCAAAATGAGAACATTACAAGTAGATGGCATTAAAGTACGAGTACAAATATGGTGAGTGAAAAGATCTTCCAGACAATGATTTACCATAATACAGTAGTGATTGACACACCTATCACAAATGTGAATTTTACGTTCTGTTAAACAGTGTTTGAAATAAGCTTTGCCTGTTGATTTGAGTAAGATTATAAATATTCTGAAATGTCGTCACATCCTGTAAAACTGGGAATTGCCTCTGTCTGTGTGCAGGGATACTGCTGGCCAGGAACGATACCAGACCATCACCAGACAGTACTACAGACGGGCACAGGTGTGTTCTCTATACACCAATAATCCCTGTTCAGGAATGAATAACTACCAGTTAAAAACAGTTTACACAATATCAAGTGCCTAGTCATGTGCTCACAATTTGTCATGACAGTCCCTCCCCTCTTGATCTTTCACTAGGGAATTATCCTGGTGTATGACATCAGAAGTTCGAGCTCCTTTCAGCACATTTTGAAGTGGGCTAGTGATGTGGATGAGGTAAGGCTAATACCTACTGATAAAACACAGCCCTCTCCATTCACGCTGTCATTCTTTTTGTCCCCCTTCTCCTTTTCTCGGGGTCTCTGTGTTTGACTGACCTAGTATTTACATCGTCTCTCATTGAACTGGTGCCCAGTCGTCTATTTCTCAACCCTGTCACACTATTTCAGTTCGCCCCTGACAAGGTGCAGAGGATCCTGGTGGGGAACAAGGCTGATGAGGAGCAGATGAGGAAAGTTCCTAAAGAACAAGGAAGCAAGGTTGGTCTTTATCTAACTGTTTGACTCAGCCATAACAACTATTTTCTTCCATACACAGTTGAACATTTTCCATCCTTAATGAGCTCTTGTTACAGCTAGCAAAAACCTATGGAATGGAATTCTTTGAGACAAGTGCCTGCACCAACTGCAACATAAATGAGGTGAGACGTAGGCCTTAATGAGTCAATACCTTggatattgaacaaaaatataaatgaaacattCCTACGATTTTTCtgcgttacagttcatagaaggaaatcagtcaattgaaatacattcattaggccctaatttcacatgactgggcaggggcacagccatgggtgggcatgggagggcataggcccacccacttgggagccaggcccagccaatcagaatgagttttccccacaaaagggcttcattacGGACCGGAAACTCCTCAGTTTCattagctgtctgggtggctagtctcagatgatcccgcaggtgaaggagCCAAATGTGGAGCTCCTGGGCTGTcgggtggatgaattatcttggtgaaggagaaatgctcactaacagggatgtaaacacatttgtgcacaatatttgagagaaataagctttttgtgcgtatggaaatgttttgatattttacttcagctcatgaaacatgggaccaacactacgtgtttgcgtttttatatttttgtttagtatatttaTGTTATGTTGGGGAACATGAGGCAATTGTGGTGATATATTTTCTCTACATGTTCCAGTCATTCATCCGGTTGACACAGCTGGTTCTGCAGGCTCACAAGAAAGAGATGGATGCGTTCCAGGGTTCCACTAATTTATACCTAGACATGACTTCTCTTTGGGGAGAGCAGGACAAACAGGACAGTGATGCAAACTCCCCGAAGCCCTGCACATGTTAGCCGAAGGGCAAAGCTCTCAACCTGGGGGTGTTTGGCTAGAAGAATGCCCTTGGCCCTGTGACATAATGGACATTGAAATGTGAGAGTATGTTCTGTGCTTACTGAATATTGCTGTTGCTTATGCTCAGATGAATGCATTATCCTTTTTTGGCCTACTCACGGTTTTCTTCTTCATTCATAATTTCATAGTTACTTGGCTTTTTCATGTTTATTACCCTATTCTGCAACACCTAAACTGATGACACGCTGAGTTAAGTAGTCCACATGTAATAAGAACATTTGCCAGCTGAGGGGCTGTTGTCTGCAATACTCTGAAAGCTGCAACTCAGTTACTGGGTATACTTAAGCCTTCTTCTGTATAATCTGAGGCTCTTGAGTGGTCCTTTTATGAGGATAGGGTGGGCAGAGGGCAAGGCTAAATTATTAATACACAGAAATGGAATCCAAGCTAGCTGGAAGGGATAATTTACCTATGGAAGACTAACCCTTTACTCAGACAAGCATTAATGCAAAAACTCAATCTAAAACTGAAATTATGTTCAACTCAATCTTTGAGTATGTTGTGTGAATTTCACTGCTAATTCTAAGTGTTTTTTCCAGGTTGAAAAGCTGTAGCAAATGCCACACTGGTGCGTACACTATTATAAAGGGCGTACACAAAGTGCGTACACTATTATATAGCATTATAAATGGCATTTAGTGTCACTGATTGCTGACTGTTTTGGTGAAGTTTTTTAATAGCTGTGCTAGctataaaatgtaatattttgtGTGAAAAATTAAAAGTCCACGTTAATTTATTGGTGATCTTGTAGTTTTTTTGTTGTGAGAT contains:
- the LOC139530782 gene encoding ras-related protein Rab-15-like, encoding MAKQYDVLLRLLVLGDSGVGKTCLLCRFTDNEFNSSHISTIGVDFKMRTLQVDGIKVRVQIWDTAGQERYQTITRQYYRRAQGIILVYDIRSSSSFQHILKWASDVDEFAPDKVQRILVGNKADEEQMRKVPKEQGSKLAKTYGMEFFETSACTNCNINESFIRLTQLVLQAHKKEMDAFQGSTNLYLDMTSLWGEQDKQDSDANSPKPCTC